From one Catellatospora sp. IY07-71 genomic stretch:
- a CDS encoding SWIM zinc finger family protein, producing MARRPSTGPHGSDMDAGRAVRGFDPDGDAGSGDFDPFADEPDATAHPDDAEDPGGGAEQRGWGWFPVSKPRLPADGIKARSQRGAIATTWWSRRFLAAIETPETASRLTRGKSYARTGQVLSLTIDHAEVRAAVQGSRPKPYAVYLTVPIYRPAEQERIVAALAGQAAFSAALLAGRMPEEIEEVFRPLRLSLFPAMHELDIDCSCPDWGNPCKHAAAVCFLLAERFDADPFDILRWRGLPREELLDGLREHRAQRIGTLPPELPPPRTAPIRSWAGSGTPGSCRRCRPSRTCPPTTCSAASARPGSRYAESTWRRCWPRPTRRWPPHAISLPTTPPTDNRPPPPSRTGSDRARPGRTGPGRVGPGPAGSGRVGSGRVGSGRVRPGRVRVGGDERPGQSAALGRPIATAR from the coding sequence ATGGCCCGCCGCCCCAGCACCGGCCCGCACGGCTCCGACATGGACGCCGGGCGGGCCGTCCGCGGCTTCGATCCCGACGGCGACGCCGGGTCCGGCGACTTCGACCCGTTCGCCGACGAGCCGGACGCCACGGCACACCCCGACGACGCCGAGGATCCCGGGGGTGGGGCGGAGCAGCGCGGGTGGGGCTGGTTCCCCGTGTCCAAGCCGCGGCTGCCCGCCGACGGCATCAAGGCCCGCAGCCAGCGCGGCGCCATCGCCACCACCTGGTGGTCGCGCCGCTTCCTCGCCGCGATCGAGACGCCCGAGACCGCGAGCCGGCTCACCCGCGGCAAGTCGTACGCGCGCACCGGCCAGGTCCTGTCGCTCACGATCGACCACGCGGAGGTGCGGGCCGCCGTCCAGGGTTCCCGGCCGAAGCCCTACGCCGTCTACCTCACGGTTCCGATCTACCGCCCCGCCGAACAGGAGCGGATCGTCGCCGCGCTCGCCGGGCAGGCCGCCTTCAGCGCCGCCCTCCTGGCCGGGCGGATGCCCGAGGAAATCGAAGAAGTGTTTCGGCCGCTGCGGCTGTCGCTCTTCCCCGCCATGCACGAGCTGGACATCGACTGCTCCTGCCCCGACTGGGGCAATCCGTGCAAGCACGCCGCCGCGGTCTGCTTCCTGCTGGCGGAGCGCTTCGACGCGGACCCGTTCGACATCCTGCGGTGGCGCGGCCTGCCCCGCGAGGAGCTGCTGGACGGGCTGCGCGAGCACCGCGCTCAGCGAATCGGCACCCTGCCGCCCGAGCTGCCCCCGCCGAGGACGGCGCCGATACGGAGCTGGGCGGGTTCTGGGACGCCGGGGAGCTGCCGCCGCTGCCGCCCGTCCCGGACCTGCCCGCCGACCACGTGCTCCGCCGCCTCGGCCCGACCGGGATCGCGGTACGCGGAGTCGACCTGGCGACGCTGCTGGCCCCGGCCTACGAGGCGATGGCCGCCGCACGCCATCTCGCTGCCGACGACACCGCCGACCGATAACCGACCACCTCCGCCGAGCCGGACCGGGTCGGACCGGGCCCGGCCGGGTCGGACCGGGCCCGGCCGGGTCGGACCGGGCCCGGCCGGGTCTGGTCGGGTCGGGTCCGGCCGGGTCGGGTCGGGTCGGGTCCGGCCGGGTCGGGTCCGCGTCGGCGGCGACGAAAGGCCAGGTCAGAGCGCTGCGCTGGGCCGACCCATTGCGACGGCCCGCTGA
- a CDS encoding XdhC/CoxI family protein produces MRDVLDDLLRWWAQGATTGLATVVRTWQSAPRRPGAAMLVGPGGEAVGSVSGGCVEAAVYEIAQQVAADPAAAPALERYGISDEDAYAAALTCGGTIEVFVEQVSRETFPQLGEVAAAIREGRPVAVATCVEPADSPRYGRRLVVWERGTAGSFGSPRLDDAVADDARGLLAAGRTGMLHYGVDGERRGDAITVFVNAYAPPARMIVFGAIDFAAAVARIGRFLGYHVTVCDARPVFATTRRFPAADEVVVQWPHRYLAGEAAAGRVDERTVLCVLTHDPKFDVPLLEVALRLPVAYVGAMGSRRTHDDRTARLREHGMTEAELGRLRAPIGLDLGARTPEETAVSIAAEIIAVRWGGTGATLTDVPGPIHHQGVLADR; encoded by the coding sequence ATGCGTGACGTGCTCGACGACCTGCTCCGCTGGTGGGCACAGGGCGCGACGACGGGCCTGGCGACGGTGGTGCGGACCTGGCAGTCCGCGCCCCGCCGCCCCGGCGCCGCGATGCTCGTCGGGCCGGGCGGGGAGGCCGTCGGCAGTGTCTCCGGCGGCTGCGTCGAGGCCGCCGTGTACGAGATCGCTCAGCAGGTCGCCGCCGACCCGGCTGCGGCGCCCGCGCTGGAGCGCTACGGGATCAGCGACGAGGACGCCTACGCCGCCGCGCTGACCTGCGGCGGCACCATCGAGGTGTTCGTCGAGCAGGTCTCCCGCGAGACGTTCCCGCAGCTCGGCGAGGTGGCCGCGGCGATTCGCGAGGGCCGGCCGGTGGCCGTGGCGACCTGCGTCGAGCCGGCGGACTCGCCGCGCTACGGCCGTCGCCTGGTGGTGTGGGAGCGGGGCACGGCGGGCTCGTTCGGCTCGCCCCGCCTCGACGACGCCGTCGCCGACGACGCCCGGGGGCTGCTGGCCGCCGGGCGGACCGGGATGCTGCACTACGGCGTGGACGGGGAGCGGCGCGGCGACGCGATCACGGTGTTCGTGAACGCGTACGCGCCGCCCGCCCGCATGATCGTGTTCGGGGCGATCGACTTCGCCGCCGCGGTGGCCCGGATCGGGCGCTTCCTCGGCTATCACGTCACCGTGTGCGACGCGCGGCCGGTGTTCGCGACGACCCGGCGCTTCCCGGCCGCCGACGAGGTGGTGGTGCAGTGGCCGCACCGCTACCTGGCGGGCGAGGCCGCCGCCGGGCGCGTGGACGAGCGCACGGTGCTGTGCGTGCTCACCCACGACCCGAAGTTCGACGTGCCGCTGCTGGAGGTGGCACTGCGGCTGCCGGTGGCGTACGTCGGCGCGATGGGCTCCCGCCGCACCCACGACGACCGGACCGCCCGGCTGCGCGAGCACGGCATGACGGAGGCCGAACTGGGCCGCCTGCGCGCGCCGATCGGCCTGGACCTGGGTGCGCGCACGCCGGAGGAGACCGCCGTGAGCATCGCCGCCGAGATCATCGCCGTCCGCTGGGGCGGCACCGGCGCCACCCTCACCGACGTTCCCGGCCCCATCCACCACCAGGGCGTCCTCGCCGACCGCTGA
- a CDS encoding NTP transferase domain-containing protein yields MAVGGLLLAAGAGRRYGMPKAYAPVPGDGEMMVQRGLRTLREGDCDPVVVVLGAGAERAPQLPGALVVVNEDWPSGMGSSLRAGLAALPTQVDAVVVLLVDTPGITAEAVRRVGAGAGPATLRVATYGGDGGHPVLLGRDHWAGAAELAVGDVGARPYLARHEVETVPCDDVSDGADVDVPHA; encoded by the coding sequence ATGGCCGTCGGGGGATTGCTGCTCGCCGCGGGGGCGGGCCGGCGCTACGGGATGCCCAAGGCGTACGCGCCGGTGCCGGGCGACGGAGAGATGATGGTGCAGCGCGGGCTGCGCACGCTGCGTGAGGGCGACTGCGACCCGGTGGTGGTGGTGCTCGGCGCGGGCGCCGAACGGGCACCGCAGCTGCCCGGGGCGCTGGTCGTGGTGAACGAGGACTGGCCCAGCGGGATGGGTTCGTCGCTGCGGGCCGGGTTGGCGGCCCTGCCCACGCAGGTGGACGCTGTGGTGGTGCTGCTGGTGGACACCCCGGGGATCACCGCCGAGGCGGTGCGCCGGGTCGGGGCCGGGGCCGGACCGGCGACCCTGCGCGTCGCCACCTACGGCGGGGACGGCGGGCACCCCGTGCTGCTCGGCCGGGACCACTGGGCCGGGGCGGCGGAGCTGGCCGTCGGCGACGTCGGCGCCCGGCCGTACCTGGCCCGGCACGAGGTCGAGACGGTGCCCTGCGACGACGTCTCCGACGGGGCGGACGTGGACGTGCCTCATGCGTGA
- the alc gene encoding allantoicase, whose protein sequence is MTFEELLDLASRNVGGSVVAANDEFFAERDNLINPWAPTFTPRTFGAKGQVYDGWETRRRREPGQDHAVLRLGVPGVVHGVVVDTAFFTGNYPPEAAVEGCRLPGYPSPDELAGADWFPLVERAALHGDTRNRFTVSAGRVVTHVRLTIHPDGGVARLRVYGEPVPDPELLPDTCDLAAAEIGGRVTDCSDRFYGSPGNLLLPGLAASMGEGWETRRRRDDGNDWVRVRLAAPGVIRLAELDTSHFKGNAPGWARLTGGDGEPLLPRVRLQPDTRHRFRLAHDGPVGEVRLDIYPDGGMARLRLYGSLTAGARERLAAQWADREAGGG, encoded by the coding sequence GTGACCTTCGAGGAGCTGCTGGATCTGGCCTCGCGCAACGTCGGGGGCAGCGTCGTCGCGGCCAACGACGAGTTCTTCGCCGAGCGCGACAACCTGATCAACCCGTGGGCGCCCACCTTCACGCCGCGCACCTTCGGCGCGAAGGGCCAGGTGTACGACGGCTGGGAGACCCGCCGCCGTCGCGAGCCCGGCCAGGACCACGCCGTGCTCCGGCTCGGCGTGCCCGGCGTCGTGCACGGCGTCGTCGTCGACACCGCGTTCTTCACCGGCAACTATCCGCCCGAGGCGGCGGTGGAGGGCTGCCGCCTGCCCGGCTACCCGTCCCCTGACGAGCTGGCCGGGGCCGACTGGTTTCCCCTGGTCGAGCGCGCGGCGCTGCACGGCGACACGCGCAACCGGTTCACCGTCAGCGCGGGCCGCGTGGTCACCCACGTCCGGCTCACCATCCACCCCGACGGCGGGGTCGCCCGGCTGCGCGTGTACGGCGAGCCCGTGCCCGACCCCGAGCTGCTGCCCGACACGTGCGACCTGGCCGCGGCCGAGATCGGTGGGCGGGTCACCGACTGCAGCGACCGCTTCTACGGCTCGCCCGGCAACCTGCTGCTGCCGGGCCTGGCCGCGAGCATGGGCGAGGGCTGGGAGACGCGGCGGCGCCGCGACGACGGCAACGACTGGGTGCGGGTACGCCTGGCCGCGCCGGGCGTGATCCGCCTGGCCGAGCTGGACACCTCGCACTTCAAGGGCAACGCCCCGGGCTGGGCGCGGCTGACCGGCGGCGACGGCGAGCCGCTGCTGCCCCGGGTCCGGCTGCAGCCCGACACCCGCCACCGGTTCCGGCTCGCCCACGACGGGCCGGTGGGCGAGGTGCGCCTGGACATCTACCCCGACGGCGGCATGGCCCGGCTGCGCCTGTACGGCAGCCTGACGGCCGGCGCCCGGGAGAGGCTCGCCGCACAGTGGGCGGATCGGGAGGCAGGGGGAGGATGA
- the allB gene encoding allantoinase AllB, whose protein sequence is MNYDLILRSRRTLLPGGEQPADVGIRDGVIATVAGHQALTGHDVIDLAECALLPGLVDTHVHVNEPGRTEWEGFDTATRAAAAGGVTTIVDMPLNSIPPTVDPHALWVKRAAAAEQCYVDVGFWGGAVPGNLKSLPALHEQGVFGFKAFLIDSGVPEFPPLDPAGLADALAAVDALFVVHAEDPALVTEAHGAHFADFVASRPARAEASAVAAAIEAARHTGARVHILHLAAADALPLLAAARREGVRVTAETCPHYLVLDAADVPDGATQYKCCPPIRDRSHQDALWEALADGLIGCVVSDHSPCPPELKRGDFGSAWGGIASVQLGLPLVWTAARRRGHSLADVVRWMAANTADLVGLGRKGRIAEGADADLVAFDADAEFTVDAATLLHRHHVSPYHGRKLRGVVRDTWLRGRLAGAEPIGRLLERGRP, encoded by the coding sequence GTGAACTACGATCTCATCCTCCGCTCGCGCCGGACGCTGCTGCCCGGCGGCGAGCAGCCCGCCGACGTCGGCATCCGGGACGGCGTGATCGCCACCGTCGCCGGGCACCAGGCGCTGACCGGCCACGACGTGATCGACCTCGCGGAGTGCGCGCTGCTGCCCGGCCTCGTCGACACCCACGTGCACGTCAACGAACCCGGCCGCACCGAGTGGGAGGGCTTCGACACCGCCACCCGGGCCGCCGCGGCGGGCGGCGTCACCACGATCGTCGACATGCCGCTGAACTCGATCCCGCCCACCGTGGACCCGCACGCCCTGTGGGTGAAACGGGCCGCGGCGGCCGAGCAGTGTTATGTGGACGTCGGCTTCTGGGGCGGCGCCGTGCCGGGCAACCTGAAGTCGCTGCCCGCGCTGCACGAACAGGGCGTGTTCGGGTTCAAGGCGTTCCTCATCGACTCGGGCGTGCCCGAGTTCCCGCCGCTGGACCCGGCGGGGCTGGCCGACGCGCTGGCCGCCGTGGACGCGCTGTTCGTGGTGCACGCCGAGGACCCGGCGCTGGTCACCGAGGCGCACGGCGCGCACTTCGCCGACTTCGTCGCGTCCCGCCCGGCGCGGGCCGAGGCGAGCGCCGTCGCCGCGGCGATCGAGGCGGCCCGGCACACCGGGGCCCGGGTGCACATCCTGCACCTGGCCGCCGCCGACGCGCTGCCACTGCTCGCCGCCGCCCGGCGCGAGGGCGTCCGGGTCACCGCCGAGACCTGCCCGCACTATCTCGTGCTCGACGCGGCCGACGTGCCCGACGGGGCGACGCAGTACAAGTGCTGCCCGCCGATCCGGGACCGGTCCCACCAGGACGCGCTGTGGGAGGCGCTGGCCGACGGGCTGATCGGCTGCGTGGTGTCGGACCACTCGCCGTGCCCGCCGGAGCTGAAGCGCGGCGACTTCGGCAGCGCCTGGGGCGGCATCGCGTCGGTGCAGCTCGGCCTGCCGCTGGTGTGGACGGCGGCGCGGCGGCGCGGGCACAGCCTGGCGGACGTGGTGCGCTGGATGGCCGCCAACACCGCCGACCTGGTCGGCCTGGGCCGCAAGGGGCGCATCGCCGAGGGCGCCGACGCCGACCTGGTCGCCTTCGACGCCGACGCCGAGTTCACGGTGGACGCCGCCACGCTGCTGCACCGGCACCACGTTTCGCCGTACCACGGCCGTAAGCTGCGCGGCGTGGTCCGCGACACGTGGCTGCGCGGACGCCTCGCCGGCGCCGAACCGATCGGCCGCCTGCTCGAACGGGGCCGCCCGTGA